A window from Peromyscus eremicus chromosome 1, PerEre_H2_v1, whole genome shotgun sequence encodes these proteins:
- the LOC131901486 gene encoding olfactory receptor 52D1-like, whose protein sequence is MKKNLRHLALVMSVFNKSDVHPSTFILIGIPGLEEAHMWISIPFCVVYVLALVGNCSLLFIIKTDSSLHEPMYLFLCMLAVADLVVCTTAVPKLLSLFWFHDGEIPFEACLTQVFLIHSCSTMESGFFLAMAFDRYVAICNPLRHSAILTHTLTGKIGLAVVLRGLALLSPHPFLLSWLPYCKTNIISHTYCEFMALIKIACAETHIRRAYSLIVAFLTGGVDFILIICSYVLILNTVFHLPSKDARLKTLGTCGSHVCVILVSYTPAFFSFLTHRFGHKVTPKVHIFVANIYLLVPPMVNPIIYGVRTKNIRNRFLKMFRF, encoded by the coding sequence ATGAAGAAGAATCTAAGACACCTAGCACTTGTTATGTCTGTCTTCAATAAGTCTGATGTCCATCCCTCAACCTTCATTCTCATTGGCATTCCTGGGTTGGAAGAGGCACACATGTGGATCTCCATTCCCTTTTGTGTGGTCTACGTTTTGGCACTAGTGGGAAACTGTTCACTTCTGTTCATCATCAAGACAGACTCCAGCCTCCATGAGCCAATGTACCTCTTCCTCTGCATGTTGGCAGTGGCTGACCTTGTGGTGTGTACTACAGCTGTTCCCAAACTTCTCAGTCTCTTCTGGTTTCATGATGGAGAGATTCCCTTTGAAGCTTGCCTCACTCAGGTCTTCCTGATTCACTCTTGCTCAACCATGGAGTCTGGCTTTTTCTTGGCCATGGCATTTGACCGTTATGTAGCCATTTGTAACCCATTAAGACACTCAGCTATTTTGACACACACTCTAACCGGAAAGATAGGTCTAGCTGTTGTACTTCGGGGACTAGCCCTTCTCAGCCCTCACCCTTTCTTGCTAAGTTGGCTTCCTTATTGCAAGACCAACATAATTTCTCACACTTATTGTGAGTTCATGGCCCTCATCAAGATTGCCTGTGCTGAGACACACATTCGCAGAGCTTACAGTCTCATTGTTGCCTTCCTCACCGGGGGTGTTGACTTCATACTTATCATTTGTTCTTATGTTCTTATACTCAACACTGTCTTCCATCTTCCTTCCAAGGATGCCAGACTCAAGACTTTGGGCACCTGTGGGTCACATGTCTGTGTCATCTTAGTGTCATATACCCctgccttcttctccttcctcacccACAGGTTTGGGCATAAAGTGACACCCAAAGTGCACATATTTGTGGCCAACATCTATCTTCTTGTACCACCCATGGTGAACCCAATTATTTATGGAGTAAGGACCAAGAACATAAGAAACAGATTTCTCAAAATGTTCAGGTTTTGA